The DNA window CACGCCCCCCTTGAAGTTCTGCACCGCAAGGACGACTGCGGGTTCATGCGCCTGCTTTCCTGGGGTGATCCCGAGAACCTGACGGATCAGCGTCAGATCTTCGAGCGTGTAATAGCGCCGGCCGTTCGAGCCGATCTTGGGCGCAGGTAGGCGACCCTTAGCTTCGGCCTTGGCCAAGGCCTCGGGAGTACGGCCGATCAGGTCCGCCGCTCGCCCCGGACCGAAGGTCAATTCCAAGTTCTTCCGTATCCGCGGTCGGAAAGCGACCTTCTTTAATTGGGCACTGAGGGCCTCACCATTTTCGACCATGGCTTTGAGGTTGGAAACGGTATCGATCATAAAAGTGCCCCAAGCCGAATCACGCGCGAAGTACGGTTACCAATAAAATATGAAGCGCTGCTATGGTTGTCAATAAACTGTATTTTTGGAGGTTTTTTTCCAAACTCGGTTCGCGATGGTACGGCGGAAATTAACGCCATCCTACGAACCTCTGCGATCATTGCGCATCTCTTTCGCAATCAAAACTGTGTAGAATAACCACGCAGATCGATCACTAAGCACGTTTGATCGAGACAATTTGCCTACCGAATGGCGGTTTATTACGAAGGATACAGATGGACTGTTGAGTGTATAGCGAGCCTACTTCTGTCGTGCTATATGTTGGTTTCGCTAACTCAGGAGGCTGTCATGACCGCATATCGAGGCCGCATCGTGTCGGGCGGCCGACTTCAGATTCCGGCGGACGTTCGGAAGGAACTCGGCCTTTCCGATGGTGACAACGTACGTCTCGAGGTCGTCGATGGCGAACTGCGCGTTCGCTCTTATCATGCTGTGATTAAGGCCATTCAGGCGGAGGTGCGCAAATATGTGCCTTCAGGCGTTAGTCTTGTCGACGAGCTGATCGCAGATCGCCGGGCGGAAGCCGCGCGTGAGTGAGGTGGTGCTGGATGCCTCGGCCTTGCTGGCGGTGTTCAATGGAGAGCCAGGTTCCGATCGTGTGATTGAGGCGCTGCCGGCGTCCGTGATCAGCGCGGTCAACCTTGCTGAGGTAGCGACCAAGCTCCAGGAGCGTGGAATGCCCGATGATCGGATCCGCGCTAATATT is part of the Sphingobium sp. EM0848 genome and encodes:
- a CDS encoding AbrB/MazE/SpoVT family DNA-binding domain-containing protein; this translates as MTAYRGRIVSGGRLQIPADVRKELGLSDGDNVRLEVVDGELRVRSYHAVIKAIQAEVRKYVPSGVSLVDELIADRRAEAARE